The DNA window CAAGAAGCACCAAACAAATTTTAAAAGAATCTATTTTTAATTCTCTTCAATGGGAAGTTCCGGATTCTACTTGGGTTGAGGTATTCAGCGGAGTCGGTAGTATCGGGCTTGAAGCCATAAGTAGAGGCGCAAAAAAAGCCTACTTTTTAGAAAAAGACCCCGAAGCCGCAAAAGTTTTAAAAAGAAATATCGATTCGTTAAAGCCTGAAGATAGCGAAAAATGCGAAATAATATTAGGAGATAGCTTCGATACTATTTGGGATGTTATCGAAAAACTAAAAAGAGAAAAAGACAAAGCGATATTCTATTTCGACCCTCCTTTTGCAATAAGAGAAGGGTATGAGGATATTTATGACAAAGTCCAAAACTTAATAAAACAACTTCCTAAAATGAACGTAGAAAAAATCCTAATCGAACATCAAAGCGATTACGAGTTTCCGGAATATTTAGGAAAATACAAAAAAACAAAAACTAAAAAATTCGGTAAAAGCGCCGTAACATTTTACGAATAGGATTGATCATGAAAAAGTTTCTTTTAATTATACCGGCTCTTTTTTTAGGCTGTGCCTTAACCCAAAACAATGCTGAAATAGACAAAAAAATAGAACAAACAAAAATAGAAAACAAACTTATAAAAAGATATCAAATCTCATCTGAAGCATTAATTCCTACTGATGACGGATATCTTTTTACTCTGCCACAAGGTGACGGAATAGCTATTTATAAACTAAACAAAAACTACGATTTGGTGCAAAAAAAAGTTTTTCCTCTTTTGCTTGACGTTAAAAAAGTAAAATATAAAAATGGGAAAATATATATTATAGGTTACGATCAAAATAAAAACAAACCGGCTTTTCTTGAAACCGACAAAGATTTAAAATCTTACAAATTAAAACATTTCGCAAACAAATACGATATTCCTAACGACTTTTTAATAGAAAACGGAAAACTTATTGTGCTGTTAAATACCTTTAAAAACCACAATCCCGATATCGAACTTTATATAAATGGAAAAACAATTATTTTCCCGAATCCTGACAGTGAAAACGGTAAATTTTTAATCAAAAAAGACGGCGGTTATTATATTATAGGTTCTATTCAACACCCGGGAGAAGATTTACTGATAATGTTCGTAAAAAACGGTAAAATAATTTGGAGTAAAACATATGACTTCGGAATGGAAGATTCTCCAAGCAGCGTAACCGTAAAAGACGGAAAAATTATAATTGATGTAATTTCTCAAGATTATATGGGTGCTCAAAACGAATTTTTAATAACGATTGACAATAACGGCAAAATCATCAAAATAAAAAAAGGTATCGAATTTAAAGCGCTACCTACAAAGTTTAGGACATGAGCAAAAACAGATTCTATAAAGAAAATTTTTCGGCTTTTATAAAAGAAAATGAAAAATTTTTTAAAACAGTAGAGTCAAAATTTACACACAATTTTTTAGAGTTGCTAAAGAAAAAAAATCCTAACATACCTATTACTTCTCAACTTAAAAACGAAATAGAAAATCTTTATAAAAGCCTCTTTTTGGAGGATTATTCATCTCAAAATTTCAAACTAAACGCTATTTTTATCTTAAAAGAGAGAAACGTAGATATCGAAGATATCCTTAATAAGGTCTTTTTACTTCTTGCAAACGCATTCATCAAATACACCCTAAAAGAAAAAAACGCAATTGCAAAATTAAAAAAACTCACTTCACTATTTGAATTTTATATCGAATATCTGATTTTCCACGTAAACGAAGAGGAGTTTTTCACTTATCATCTGCCAAAAGAGTTGAAAGAATACTATCTAACAAACAAAGTTTTAAATCTTTTTAACGTTTATAAAGGCGTACCTATCACTCATAAAACCACGATTTTAACACTCAACGAAGATAGAGGATATATTGAAGTAGAGGCCAATTCTTATCAAATAATAGCGGCTAAATTCCAAAAAGAAATTTATCTTTTAGAGCCGACTACCAATACGACTTTTAAAGCGTATATCGATTATGTATATCCTCAAAGAAAAGTACTAAAGCTCACAAACATCGAAAAAATCCAAAGAAACACCCCGAAAAGAAACTACATCAGAGTACAACCCTCAACTGACATCAACGTCAAAATCAAAAAACACAAAGATATATTCACAACGAAAATGTATGATATCTCCCTAAAAGGTATGGCGGTTATAAGTGATGAAAAAACGGTGGATATCGGGGATTTCGTAAAACTTGAATTTATTCTTGAAGGATATTTTTTCGAAATGACCGCAGAAGTTCGCTCAATCACCAAACTAAACGACTCTTTTAGATTTCATTTTTATTTCGAACCTACCCCGAGCCAAGAGAGAATTCTTGAAAAATACATAACCAAACGAGAAAAAGAGATAATAAAAGAGCTCCATAAATATTTAAAAGCCGAATTTATTGACGTTTAGAGTAAAACTCTTTTTTAAATTCTTTAAATCTTCCTTCAATTATCGCTTTTCTCGCTTTTTTTACTAAATTCAGATAATAATGAAGATTGTGAATGCTTGCAAGTCTGAAATAAGTAAGTTCTTTTGCTTTAAACAGATGATTCAAATATGCTCTGCTGAAATTTTTACAAGTATAACAATCACATTCCGGGTCTATCGGAGAGTCGTCAAGTTTATATTGTGCATTTTTGATTCTTAATGTCCCAAATGATGTAAACAGATACCCGTTTCTGGCATTTCGCGTTGGCATTACGCAATCAAACATATCAACTCCCCTATCAATCGCCTCGATTATATCCTCAGGCGTACCCACTCCCATTAAATATCTCGGCTTATCCTCAGGCATATAAGGAGTCGTGGCTTCTATCGTATCATACATCAGTTGATTTTCTTCTCCTACACTAAGTCCACCGATTGCAAACCCGTCAAAAGTATGACCCTCATATTCAAGCGATACGAGACTCTCGGCACTTATTTTTCTAAATTCAAAATCCGTCCCTCCTTGAATAATCGCGAAAAGATTATTTTTTTTGCCTTTTTTTACATGATGAACCAAACTTCTATAAGCCCACTGAGTCGTTCTTTCAATAGATTTTTTGATTCTCTCTTTGGTATTCGGTAAAGGAATCAAATCGTCAAGTACCATCATAATATCGCTATTAAGGTTATATTCGATATCGATAACTTTTTCGGGAGAAAAGAAATGTTTAGAGCCGTCGATATGGCTTTTGAACCAAATCCCCTCATCTGTAAATTTGACGTTATTTCCCAAACTAAATGCCTGAAACCCTCCGCTATCGGTCAAAAAGCTTCTTTTATATCCGCTAAATCCGTGAAGCCCTCCAAGTTTTGCAATAACCTCATCACCGGGGCGCAAATATAAATGATACGTATTTCCCAAAATAATAGGAGCGTCTAAAATTTCGGTCATATCTATAGCATCAAGACTTTTTACGGCGGCTGCGGTGCCTACTGGCATAAAAATAGGAGTTTTTATCTCGCTGTGAGCTGTTTTTATCGTACACGCTCTTGCTTTATTATCCACGGCGTCTATTTTAAAGTCCATTTAATACCTTTTTTGTTATAATTCTTGAAATTTTACCAAAAGGGCTGTATTGAATAAAATCTTAATTTTCGCAGGCGCTAAAGAATCACGCCTTTTAATACAAAAAATTTATAATAATCATCTGAATTTAGGAGAATTTCATATAATTTACGACGATGAGGAAATAAAAGAAGGTTTTGACGAAAAAGATAATATATTTTTTTATAAAATCAATTTTTTCGCATACGAACTTTATAAACCTCTTTTATACAAAGATTTTAATAAAATCATTCTTTTCATAAAAAACAAAAATGAAGCCGAATTCGTACTAAAAAAAGTTAAAAACGTCCCTACTCCCATACTTTTCGTAAAATTTTGGCAGGATTTCGAAGTCCCTACCCAAAACAACATAGAAATCATAGACGTCCCGGAAGTAATAACCAATAAAATCATCGACTTTTTACCGGAAGTTCCTCTTTATGCAAGAGATATAGGTCTTGGAAAAGGCGAAATTATGGAGGTGGAGGTTCCTCCTCACTCGCCTTTTATCTACAAACAAGTCAATATTTTCGATAGATACGGCGTAAAAGTTGCGGCAATTTATAGAGACAACGCACTAAAACTGCCGGAAGAAAACACAACTATCCTACCTTATGACAAACTTATTTTGATAGGAAACCCGGAAACTCTAAAAGATATTTTCAATCAAATAAAACAGATAAAAGGTGCTTTTCCGCAACCGTACGGAAGAAATATATATTTGATTTTGGATATGAAAAATATGTCAAAAGAAGATATC is part of the Caminibacter pacificus genome and encodes:
- the rsmD gene encoding 16S rRNA (guanine(966)-N(2))-methyltransferase RsmD; this translates as MEKSNIKIIAGKYRGKKLYMNDKETTRSTKQILKESIFNSLQWEVPDSTWVEVFSGVGSIGLEAISRGAKKAYFLEKDPEAAKVLKRNIDSLKPEDSEKCEIILGDSFDTIWDVIEKLKREKDKAIFYFDPPFAIREGYEDIYDKVQNLIKQLPKMNVEKILIEHQSDYEFPEYLGKYKKTKTKKFGKSAVTFYE
- a CDS encoding TrkA C-terminal domain-containing protein codes for the protein MNKILIFAGAKESRLLIQKIYNNHLNLGEFHIIYDDEEIKEGFDEKDNIFFYKINFFAYELYKPLLYKDFNKIILFIKNKNEAEFVLKKVKNVPTPILFVKFWQDFEVPTQNNIEIIDVPEVITNKIIDFLPEVPLYARDIGLGKGEIMEVEVPPHSPFIYKQVNIFDRYGVKVAAIYRDNALKLPEENTTILPYDKLILIGNPETLKDIFNQIKQIKGAFPQPYGRNIYLILDMKNMSKEDISKLLKSALFLHRKLKNKKLIIKIINPTPKSHSIYKLYKFDNIDITTDYFETDYKKVLLDDINKLSIGLVITTNQFFKKYSEVFFQIKKPILKVGEESIKKCEKLYIILNEKYITKIAPTIFDLSYQLGLKAVFLNADPENDNKQIIEYLQTLAKSFNFAQVEFEKQEENPITYLAKKENICLIDTFATKPRNKFLQIISPKIEDSYIMLDKFSQFLIPVKEDNESNG
- a CDS encoding PilZ domain-containing protein, with protein sequence MSKNRFYKENFSAFIKENEKFFKTVESKFTHNFLELLKKKNPNIPITSQLKNEIENLYKSLFLEDYSSQNFKLNAIFILKERNVDIEDILNKVFLLLANAFIKYTLKEKNAIAKLKKLTSLFEFYIEYLIFHVNEEEFFTYHLPKELKEYYLTNKVLNLFNVYKGVPITHKTTILTLNEDRGYIEVEANSYQIIAAKFQKEIYLLEPTTNTTFKAYIDYVYPQRKVLKLTNIEKIQRNTPKRNYIRVQPSTDINVKIKKHKDIFTTKMYDISLKGMAVISDEKTVDIGDFVKLEFILEGYFFEMTAEVRSITKLNDSFRFHFYFEPTPSQERILEKYITKREKEIIKELHKYLKAEFIDV
- the tgt gene encoding tRNA guanosine(34) transglycosylase Tgt produces the protein MDFKIDAVDNKARACTIKTAHSEIKTPIFMPVGTAAAVKSLDAIDMTEILDAPIILGNTYHLYLRPGDEVIAKLGGLHGFSGYKRSFLTDSGGFQAFSLGNNVKFTDEGIWFKSHIDGSKHFFSPEKVIDIEYNLNSDIMMVLDDLIPLPNTKERIKKSIERTTQWAYRSLVHHVKKGKKNNLFAIIQGGTDFEFRKISAESLVSLEYEGHTFDGFAIGGLSVGEENQLMYDTIEATTPYMPEDKPRYLMGVGTPEDIIEAIDRGVDMFDCVMPTRNARNGYLFTSFGTLRIKNAQYKLDDSPIDPECDCYTCKNFSRAYLNHLFKAKELTYFRLASIHNLHYYLNLVKKARKAIIEGRFKEFKKEFYSKRQ